gcttttATATGACTCGTAAAGCTGCCCtgcaagcgagcgagcgagcaagaCTTCCTGTACATATTTGTCCAGACGACAAACCAAAATATACGATACGTGGGGCGCGCCCAGCAGCGTCTGAATGACAAGAGGCTACACTTTCCACTGCTTTTCTCACCCATATCATCACAACAGTGCCGTATAAGCAGGCCGCTCGTCAACATCCTTCAACAGTTTTGGATATAGTTAAACCCCTCTCTCCAATCGCTTGGCCCCCCGATACGTTCTTTTAGCCTCACGCGAACGAGGCAACTAACAGACTTGGGCATCAGGTCAACCCAACCGGACCTCGGAAACATCTAGTCCAGCTGATCCACCGTCTGCTCCACGCCGTTGCcgttcttcttctccgtgccggcgaccttgccgtcggcctcggagaCCAGGAACCGCCAGCCGAACTCATCCTTGGTCTTGCCCAGCtggatggccttgagctgcgtGAGCAGCTTCACGCACGCGgggccggcctcctcctgtGCGTCCGGCATGTATGTAACCGTCTCAGACTCGGCATCGGCCGTCAcgcgcgggccggcgggtAATGTGGCGGCGCCCTGGTGCTGCTTGCGGCGGGTGATGGAGCGGATGGGCaccaacgcggcggcggtgccggcggcgacgacctcggtgaaggcgggcagctcgccgtaCTTGATGGGGCGCTTCTCCGTCTTCCAGCCCCAGCTCCGGGCAATCTGCAGGACGCTGTCGCTGGTGACGCTGTCGATGACAGAGGTAGAgtcggggacgacgagggtgaCGTCGCCTTGGCCCTTGTCAGCGATGCCGATGAAGCCGCTGGTGCTGAACTCGTCCACATCCTCGTGGCGGGCGCTGTCGAGATGCAAGGTGATGCCATagccgtccttgccggccttgtcgcTCCAGCGCAGGACGGGGGCGTAGTTGCCGCCGATCTTGGCATTGCCGGTGCCGTTGGGGGCAGCGCGgtcaaagtcgtcgaggatgagggccTTGACGGGGTGGGAGCCGTGGTAGACGCCCGTGGggatgacga
Above is a genomic segment from Purpureocillium takamizusanense chromosome 2, complete sequence containing:
- a CDS encoding Branched-chain-amino-acid transaminase (COG:E~EggNog:ENOG503P0A5); protein product: MAAFPPPPVNTIDWSNVGFRVREVNGHIESTYSKATGEWTPLRFVADPYIRIHGMAPALNYGQQAYEGLKAFRGPGDGDIAIFRPDRNAVRMQHSADVASMPRVPEKMFLDACRAAVALNATFVPPHETGAALYVRPQLYGSSAQLGLTAPEEYTFCVFVIPTGVYHGSHPVKALILDDFDRAAPNGTGNAKIGGNYAPVLRWSDKAGKDGYGITLHLDSARHEDVDEFSTSGFIGIADKGQGDVTLVVPDSTSVIDSVTSDSVLQIARSWGWKTEKRPIKYGELPAFTEVVAAGTAAALVPIRSITRRKQHQGAATLPAGPRVTADAESETVTYMPDAQEEAGPACVKLLTQLKAIQLGKTKDEFGWRFLVSEADGKVAGTEKKNGNGVEQTVDQLD